In one window of Desulfovibrio litoralis DSM 11393 DNA:
- a CDS encoding LemA family protein: protein MYITLILLISLPIILVLLAIYIYNSMIRKDRLAKEAWHGIDVQLKRRYDLIPNLVETVKGYAKHESGTLEEVIKLRNSISMNTPIDGQLQKQNLLSGMLKSVFALAENYPDLKANTNFIELQNSLNDIEDNLQDARRYYNATVRDFNTFISIFPNNLLAQKFKFEEKDFFMLEDDSEKQTPKITF, encoded by the coding sequence ATGTATATCACTTTAATTTTACTTATTTCTTTGCCTATTATACTTGTTTTGCTTGCTATTTATATATACAACAGCATGATAAGAAAAGACCGACTAGCAAAAGAAGCATGGCACGGCATAGATGTGCAGCTTAAACGTCGCTATGATCTTATACCCAATCTGGTTGAAACTGTAAAAGGTTATGCCAAACATGAAAGTGGTACTCTAGAAGAAGTTATAAAGCTAAGAAACTCCATAAGCATGAACACGCCAATAGATGGTCAGTTACAAAAGCAAAACTTGCTTTCCGGCATGCTTAAAAGTGTGTTTGCACTAGCTGAAAACTACCCAGATCTAAAAGCCAATACTAATTTTATTGAGTTACAGAATTCACTTAACGACATTGAAGATAATTTACAAGACGCAAGGCGTTATTATAACGCTACGGTTCGAGACTTCAACACCTTCATAAGTATATTCCCCAATAATCTGTTAGCTCAAAAATTTAAGTTTGAAGAAAAAGACTTTTTTATGCTTGAAGATGATTCTGAAAAGCAAACTCCCAAAATTACCTTCTAG
- a CDS encoding pentapeptide repeat-containing protein: protein MFKTKLKLRWIIIAVLALIGVYYMYEQYRTIRLSPEEIIANPSILNGAIMTGAVYKGLVLKDVTLTGTKFTKIILEKPVFENVVFIDAKFDDMNMKNVQFKNVQFKDCTFITAQISNGDFSEVSFKGGSFSYRGDINSRKRDYSSYIMGVGCDKVLFDAVAMNSVSMNGMEGSITFKNMHNIKKDDSSSVINGNKLTLRIDNCTADGFTFSAMFEGSTAYVTNSTFKNSAFVGENSKAMYFENCKILDGTEIHDAGTLVIKNSTVSGAFSGKGNWYFEGCEFVLDRSRAKLVDMVYEVSSTFEGDKDSHAFVLGSKTKAPWLSVRGGGAVDMYNMNIENFRLIDWASALEVNLRNVAIYGGDFGSESKYYKLKMKGGKWENVQMYPEVNINEHTDLGELKTYNLTFPNGNPWRGTGQVKTIPVKTPFDWPEIHVPTPTEMGLKDTLE, encoded by the coding sequence ATGTTTAAAACTAAACTAAAATTACGCTGGATTATCATCGCTGTTTTAGCTTTAATAGGAGTATACTATATGTACGAGCAGTATAGAACCATTAGGCTTAGCCCGGAGGAAATAATAGCTAACCCCTCTATACTGAATGGGGCGATTATGACGGGCGCAGTCTACAAGGGCTTAGTGCTTAAAGACGTTACCCTAACGGGGACTAAATTTACAAAGATTATTCTGGAAAAACCCGTCTTTGAAAATGTGGTCTTTATAGACGCAAAATTTGACGACATGAATATGAAGAATGTTCAATTTAAAAATGTCCAATTTAAAGACTGTACTTTTATTACCGCCCAAATAAGTAACGGTGATTTTAGCGAGGTGAGTTTTAAAGGGGGTAGTTTTTCTTATCGGGGTGATATCAATAGCCGTAAAAGAGATTATAGTAGCTATATTATGGGGGTAGGTTGCGATAAGGTACTCTTTGATGCGGTAGCCATGAATTCTGTCTCGATGAACGGTATGGAAGGTTCTATAACCTTTAAAAATATGCATAATATCAAAAAAGATGACTCAAGTTCTGTTATTAATGGTAATAAACTTACCCTCCGTATCGATAATTGTACCGCCGACGGTTTTACCTTTTCCGCCATGTTTGAAGGCTCAACCGCTTATGTTACCAACAGCACCTTTAAAAACTCTGCTTTTGTCGGGGAAAATAGTAAAGCGATGTATTTTGAAAACTGTAAAATATTAGACGGTACAGAGATACACGATGCTGGAACTCTAGTCATAAAAAATAGTACGGTTTCCGGAGCTTTTAGTGGTAAAGGTAACTGGTATTTTGAGGGCTGTGAGTTTGTATTAGATAGAAGCAGAGCAAAACTTGTAGATATGGTATATGAAGTTAGTTCCACTTTTGAAGGAGATAAAGACAGCCACGCTTTTGTTTTAGGTAGTAAAACCAAAGCCCCTTGGTTAAGTGTAAGAGGGGGGGGGGCTGTTGATATGTATAACATGAATATTGAAAATTTTAGACTTATTGATTGGGCATCAGCTTTAGAGGTTAATCTTAGAAATGTCGCTATTTATGGCGGTGATTTTGGTAGTGAAAGTAAGTATTACAAACTCAAGATGAAAGGCGGAAAATGGGAAAATGTCCAAATGTATCCCGAAGTAAACATTAACGAACATACCGACCTTGGCGAGCTTAAAACTTATAACTTAACCTTTCCTAACGGCAACCCTTGGCGAGGCACTGGACAGGTTAAAACAATACCCGTTAAAACCCCCTTTGACTGGCCGGAAATTCATGTCCCAACTCCAACAGAAATGGGCTTAAAAGATACGCTTGAGTAA
- the amrB gene encoding AmmeMemoRadiSam system protein B, with translation MNNINMLNAQLRIVSNLVTNHDWQILFDFLKFLVASLCLQRLIISTPDRFVWSRNNNYKAKCLSGIVAMLLVFLLWCFGTLPACAEELYPPLYPRSVLFTRAMQQVANIPAVQEEIRVSGITVPHHLLAAPLIAEGFARLREQHYDRIIILSPDHYTWGKTVFSVPKQSFSTCFGTVGIDQQAVNTLLQNPLVSASNLFSHEHGVQAILPFIATYFPNVPVVPVALGVRSKQEDWDTLATALAPLLTQHTLIIQSTDFSHYLPKELAFKKDQETLRVLSGYNLEEINTLIQPEHTDSKAAQYLQLKLQKEVFKAHLLVEANANACDFLPAGQSEPESTTSYILQLYTSKSLPTRNKHIFFGGDFFTGRYLVKLLEQKQVRTALVNKVLEITQGAPLVVNFEGVILPKCPDLDSTLDASGLRLCMTKEPTLELMHNLNIVAVSLANNHSQDFGASAYQETRDILAKAGIATIGRGEVCILPDIAITAFTDVDNKNAPRARIIKATDLESLQKQSQEKPLAVMLHYGVEFFPGPGYREKKLAELFEQYGVEIIVGSHAHQSGALQSSKGRVWAWSLGNFLFDQHSKKATCTLLEVVFFSHGTYWSRQHELGNMYNQLKEGYH, from the coding sequence TTGAATAATATCAATATGTTAAATGCTCAGTTACGTATTGTATCGAACTTGGTAACCAATCACGATTGGCAAATCTTGTTTGATTTTCTGAAATTCCTTGTTGCGAGCCTTTGTTTACAACGCCTTATTATTTCGACTCCAGACCGTTTTGTTTGGAGTCGAAATAATAATTATAAGGCAAAGTGCTTGAGTGGCATAGTAGCGATGCTTTTAGTTTTTTTACTCTGGTGTTTTGGAACTCTACCAGCGTGTGCGGAAGAGCTTTATCCTCCCTTGTACCCACGCTCTGTTCTCTTTACTCGGGCTATGCAACAAGTTGCGAATATTCCGGCTGTTCAAGAAGAAATTCGAGTATCAGGAATTACCGTGCCTCATCATCTGCTTGCGGCACCGCTGATTGCTGAAGGTTTTGCCCGTCTGCGTGAACAACACTACGATCGAATTATTATTCTTTCACCCGATCACTATACCTGGGGTAAAACTGTTTTTTCTGTACCTAAACAGAGTTTTTCCACATGCTTTGGGACAGTGGGTATTGACCAACAAGCAGTTAACACTCTTTTGCAAAACCCTCTTGTCTCCGCTTCTAATTTGTTTTCTCATGAGCATGGAGTGCAGGCTATTTTGCCTTTTATTGCTACTTATTTCCCAAATGTGCCTGTCGTGCCCGTGGCGTTAGGTGTGCGTTCAAAACAGGAGGATTGGGACACGCTTGCCACTGCCCTTGCTCCTTTACTTACACAGCATACGCTGATCATTCAAAGTACAGACTTTTCACATTACCTTCCAAAAGAGCTGGCTTTTAAAAAAGATCAAGAAACACTGCGTGTACTTTCAGGTTATAACCTAGAAGAAATTAATACCCTTATTCAGCCAGAGCATACAGACTCAAAAGCTGCTCAGTACTTGCAACTAAAATTACAGAAGGAAGTTTTTAAAGCACATTTACTTGTTGAGGCTAATGCCAACGCCTGTGATTTTTTGCCTGCAGGACAAAGTGAACCCGAGAGTACCACCAGTTATATACTTCAACTGTATACGAGCAAGAGCTTACCTACGCGAAATAAGCACATATTTTTTGGGGGAGACTTTTTTACCGGTCGTTATCTGGTCAAACTACTTGAACAAAAACAGGTACGTACAGCACTGGTGAATAAAGTATTGGAAATAACCCAAGGAGCACCACTAGTAGTGAATTTCGAAGGTGTTATTCTACCTAAATGTCCAGATTTGGACAGCACCTTAGATGCATCAGGGTTGCGTTTGTGCATGACAAAAGAACCCACCCTTGAATTGATGCACAATTTGAACATTGTGGCTGTTAGTCTAGCTAACAACCACAGCCAAGACTTTGGTGCGTCTGCGTATCAAGAAACCAGAGATATTTTAGCAAAAGCTGGAATAGCCACTATTGGTAGGGGAGAAGTGTGCATTTTGCCAGACATAGCAATCACTGCTTTTACGGATGTGGACAATAAAAATGCACCACGAGCACGGATTATAAAGGCTACTGACCTAGAATCCCTGCAAAAACAATCTCAGGAAAAACCTTTGGCTGTGATGTTGCACTATGGAGTGGAATTTTTTCCTGGCCCGGGCTATCGAGAAAAAAAACTGGCTGAATTGTTTGAACAATATGGAGTAGAAATAATAGTTGGATCACATGCCCACCAATCTGGTGCTTTGCAAAGTTCCAAGGGGCGAGTGTGGGCGTGGTCTTTGGGGAATTTTCTTTTTGACCAGCACAGCAAAAAGGCTACTTGTACTCTTTTGGAAGTGGTATTTTTTTCGCACGGAACCTACTGGTCGAGGCAACACGAATTAGGTAATATGTATAACCAGTTGAAAGAAGGCTACCACTAA
- a CDS encoding helix-turn-helix transcriptional regulator, producing MSKKLNTIEAAEYLGVKRGTMEVWRSLGKGPRFSKLGTRVVYEIQDLDSFVSDRKVETCDTFNFKKGGVHA from the coding sequence ATGTCAAAAAAGCTTAATACAATAGAAGCTGCTGAATATCTTGGAGTTAAACGTGGAACAATGGAGGTATGGCGTTCTTTAGGAAAAGGTCCAAGGTTTTCTAAGCTCGGAACAAGAGTAGTTTATGAAATTCAAGATTTAGATTCTTTTGTATCGGATCGCAAAGTTGAAACTTGTGATACTTTCAACTTTAAAAAAGGTGGCGTACATGCCTGA
- a CDS encoding DUF3160 domain-containing protein yields MYCYARIFFLFVLSVFFNASLALAEPVEIELKSVPSNFAVFVPDKVSFVVTPNMQEKLFPLEKAINYEQLGAQLTLEQKKFLYEHRFLLLKKLPGLYYSGEGPQWDEMLSKFAKIGGSNHVESRSPENAVFATPDPFLHALHKYVSERLKDKERNVLEPALVVYLGALYNNIQKLRSLAQPTADPAWERLQAQIVIPLVLIKNAADPVKRDEIQRDEERTLFDNVDTVENALSIFKAYSTAFSPEMTAAIIEELQLIYGASSQEFSPLYTMAYGQSDRQDDYTQYEPRGHYPANSTTRSYFRAMIRLGQTGWPLDKDKGLTDALNFALAMSYSAPENGIQSKILEEWQTIMSVSALYAGYPDEATYPEWVEYVQKNSGQHSFTPNSAMEQPLIEQLKQNLAELKSVVPFFTTLQAPTATNVLRVFPQRFTAAWLVADQLTKKNDDDLPSTFSGLWVPAAFGNAYAESLLSEQAAILANPNPTATAEGGAYRHVEAGRVEGSVEQITALQARLTELKSTLQTVPEESWFSSIGAAWLYTLRTLTGTYGAGYPLYMQDPLFAAKELQAYMGSYTELKHTLLLYEKPNYAEAGEGAEGEIPPVPKGFVEPNLAFWQELLRVTNLLKATEGLEKTNDSDNFYPLNRFAKQIKLCITLSEKELRNETITDEEYEDLRTGMNLDYMAAPASGAIYTDEDQFFSGLVVDVQTDNYLERIVYEAVASPYYILALVGNENSPRLVVGVAYNHHEFTTPFGQRLTDKMWKKRVYHDKDADLPEKNFWYKAITPIE; encoded by the coding sequence ATGTATTGCTACGCTCGCATCTTTTTTTTATTTGTATTATCAGTGTTTTTTAACGCAAGTTTGGCTCTTGCTGAACCAGTGGAGATTGAGTTAAAGTCTGTACCTAGTAATTTTGCTGTCTTTGTACCAGATAAAGTCAGCTTTGTAGTGACCCCTAATATGCAGGAGAAGCTTTTTCCACTAGAAAAAGCTATCAACTACGAACAACTTGGAGCACAGCTCACCCTTGAGCAGAAAAAGTTTCTTTATGAGCATCGTTTTCTACTGCTTAAAAAACTGCCAGGGCTCTACTACAGCGGTGAGGGCCCGCAATGGGATGAAATGCTAAGTAAATTTGCTAAGATTGGTGGCAGCAACCATGTAGAGTCGCGTAGTCCAGAAAACGCTGTTTTTGCTACGCCTGATCCATTCCTGCATGCTTTGCACAAGTATGTCTCAGAGCGTCTGAAAGATAAAGAGAGAAACGTTCTTGAACCTGCTTTGGTGGTTTATCTTGGGGCGTTGTATAACAATATTCAAAAGTTGCGCTCGCTGGCTCAACCTACAGCCGACCCTGCCTGGGAACGTTTACAGGCTCAAATAGTGATACCTCTTGTTTTAATTAAAAATGCTGCTGACCCTGTAAAAAGGGATGAAATTCAAAGAGATGAAGAGCGTACACTGTTTGATAATGTGGATACAGTGGAAAATGCTCTGAGCATATTTAAAGCATATAGTACGGCATTTAGCCCGGAAATGACAGCGGCTATAATTGAAGAACTGCAATTGATTTATGGAGCAAGCAGTCAGGAGTTTTCACCTTTGTACACAATGGCATATGGTCAGTCAGACAGGCAAGATGATTATACACAGTATGAACCCCGAGGGCATTACCCTGCAAATTCAACAACCCGATCTTACTTTAGAGCGATGATCCGCCTTGGGCAGACAGGCTGGCCACTGGATAAAGACAAAGGGCTAACAGATGCCCTAAACTTTGCTTTGGCCATGTCTTACAGTGCACCAGAAAATGGCATTCAATCCAAGATATTGGAAGAATGGCAGACCATAATGAGTGTCAGTGCTCTTTATGCGGGGTATCCTGATGAGGCTACTTATCCAGAATGGGTGGAATATGTGCAGAAAAATTCAGGACAGCACTCTTTCACTCCAAACAGTGCGATGGAGCAGCCCCTAATTGAGCAGTTAAAACAAAATCTTGCTGAATTGAAATCAGTAGTCCCTTTTTTTACTACTTTGCAAGCACCTACTGCTACAAACGTGCTTAGGGTTTTCCCCCAGCGTTTCACTGCTGCTTGGTTGGTGGCGGACCAGTTAACTAAGAAGAATGACGACGATTTACCATCTACTTTCTCAGGATTGTGGGTTCCTGCTGCTTTTGGTAATGCGTATGCGGAGTCGCTTTTGTCAGAACAGGCTGCAATCCTTGCTAACCCTAATCCAACGGCAACAGCAGAAGGCGGGGCATATCGTCATGTGGAGGCAGGAAGAGTAGAGGGTTCTGTTGAACAGATTACCGCACTGCAAGCACGCTTGACAGAGCTTAAGTCTACACTACAGACTGTGCCAGAGGAAAGCTGGTTTAGTTCTATTGGTGCGGCTTGGCTATATACGCTACGCACTCTAACCGGCACATACGGTGCTGGCTATCCTCTGTACATGCAAGACCCTTTGTTTGCCGCCAAAGAGTTGCAAGCATATATGGGGTCATATACAGAACTGAAGCATACTTTGCTCTTGTATGAAAAACCTAATTATGCTGAAGCTGGTGAAGGTGCAGAAGGTGAAATTCCGCCCGTGCCTAAGGGATTTGTAGAACCCAACCTAGCATTTTGGCAAGAACTACTTAGGGTAACAAACCTGCTTAAAGCTACGGAAGGGTTAGAGAAGACAAATGACAGTGATAATTTCTACCCCTTAAATAGATTCGCAAAACAAATTAAGCTGTGCATCACATTGTCGGAAAAAGAATTACGCAATGAGACCATTACTGATGAGGAATATGAAGATCTGCGTACGGGTATGAATCTGGACTATATGGCTGCTCCAGCCAGCGGGGCAATATATACAGATGAAGACCAATTTTTTTCTGGTCTTGTCGTCGACGTACAGACAGATAACTATTTAGAGCGTATTGTTTATGAGGCTGTGGCGTCGCCTTATTATATTTTGGCATTGGTTGGCAATGAGAACTCTCCTCGATTGGTGGTTGGTGTAGCTTATAACCACCATGAATTTACCACTCCATTTGGCCAGAGGTTAACAGATAAAATGTGGAAAAAGCGTGTTTATCACGACAAAGACGCCGACCTGCCTGAGAAAAATTTCTGGTATAAGGCTATTACACCCATTGAATAA
- a CDS encoding DUF2207 domain-containing protein gives MKKIITFYFIFLTCLFVTLPAFATERITNYSSEIYVNTNGSIDVTENITFTVEGNRIRLGIFRDLPRSYKMYGRKVDTPVIVQSVMRNGVSENFWVEQSENNLRILTGAEQDRPENRLQHGEHTYTIKWSSQGHIRSFTDYDELYFNVTGNNWDFLIENATATIILPKNLKVKQDAAYIGYTGSTEKFSGVIAPDNTITFTSPRLLHPTEGLTVAVGFESGIIQGTIKESAYLSFVNKILEPFYPYLTLNSFNLLVSGLISLIFYLIVWIKYGKDESLGAIMPEFTPPKGVSPAVAAVIWEGRSYDITTVLAASMVNLASKGFITISDRTLIRDKNKNIDTLPPEEKTFITTAFKYTEAIETKTYYEPFNAAVNNYNKALKSIFTQYFIQNKKIVAFAMLIQAVIFIALSVILSSMSAYLLFGIFYMPFFLAIWNIIKRVSWESRIKIMIIMYFLIQFFALVVKYENMFNVANIVFFAILTSIMFINFIFYYLLDKPTLEATRILQHLSGLKMFMEVTDKDKYKLIDVSVFETNLPYAIIFGLETTWLSIFLGINPEYNPNWENSSHSFIKTGNFDNLHYGIDTARTEPTSYSYEYSGNSTGGGSSGSGFSSSGSSGGGFSGGGSGGGGGGGGGR, from the coding sequence ATGAAAAAAATAATAACATTTTATTTTATATTTTTAACATGTTTGTTTGTTACACTTCCTGCCTTTGCTACTGAACGCATTACAAATTATAGCTCTGAAATATATGTTAATACTAACGGTTCTATTGATGTTACAGAAAATATAACATTCACAGTTGAAGGAAATAGAATACGTTTGGGAATTTTTAGAGACTTGCCTCGTTCTTATAAGATGTATGGTAGAAAAGTTGATACTCCTGTAATAGTTCAATCTGTGATGCGAAACGGAGTATCGGAGAATTTTTGGGTAGAACAATCTGAAAACAACTTGCGTATTCTTACTGGAGCTGAACAAGATAGACCAGAAAACAGATTGCAACATGGCGAGCATACTTACACCATAAAGTGGTCTTCTCAAGGACATATCAGAAGTTTTACAGATTATGATGAACTGTATTTTAATGTAACAGGAAACAACTGGGACTTTTTAATAGAAAATGCCACTGCTACTATTATTTTACCAAAAAATTTAAAAGTAAAACAAGATGCTGCTTATATAGGTTATACTGGATCAACCGAAAAATTTAGTGGGGTTATTGCACCAGATAACACTATTACCTTTACCTCGCCACGTTTGCTACACCCCACGGAAGGGTTAACTGTTGCCGTAGGTTTTGAGTCTGGCATTATACAAGGTACAATCAAAGAAAGTGCATATCTTTCTTTTGTCAACAAAATTTTAGAACCATTTTATCCGTATCTTACACTTAATTCTTTCAATCTTTTAGTATCCGGACTTATATCATTAATTTTTTATCTGATTGTTTGGATAAAATATGGCAAAGATGAATCACTAGGTGCGATCATGCCAGAGTTCACTCCACCTAAAGGAGTTTCACCCGCAGTTGCTGCAGTGATCTGGGAAGGAAGGTCATACGATATTACTACGGTTTTGGCTGCAAGCATGGTAAATCTTGCCTCAAAAGGGTTTATTACAATTTCAGACCGCACCCTTATTAGAGACAAGAATAAAAATATAGACACACTCCCCCCGGAAGAAAAAACCTTTATTACAACTGCCTTTAAATATACAGAGGCGATTGAAACAAAAACGTACTATGAACCCTTTAATGCAGCGGTAAACAACTATAACAAAGCTCTAAAGTCTATCTTTACACAGTATTTTATACAAAATAAAAAGATAGTTGCTTTTGCTATGCTTATACAGGCAGTGATATTTATTGCTCTCTCCGTGATACTATCTTCTATGTCAGCATATTTACTTTTTGGTATTTTTTATATGCCATTTTTTTTGGCAATTTGGAATATAATAAAAAGAGTCTCATGGGAATCTAGAATCAAGATTATGATTATTATGTATTTCTTGATACAGTTCTTCGCCTTAGTTGTAAAATATGAAAATATGTTTAACGTTGCTAATATTGTTTTTTTTGCAATACTGACAAGTATAATGTTTATAAATTTTATTTTTTATTATCTTTTAGATAAGCCAACGCTGGAAGCCACACGAATACTACAGCATCTTTCTGGACTGAAAATGTTTATGGAAGTAACCGACAAAGATAAATACAAACTTATAGACGTATCTGTTTTTGAAACCAATCTGCCATATGCAATTATTTTTGGACTAGAAACAACATGGCTTTCTATATTTTTAGGAATCAACCCTGAGTATAACCCAAACTGGGAGAACAGCTCGCATAGCTTCATAAAAACTGGAAACTTCGACAACCTTCATTATGGCATAGATACAGCCAGAACAGAACCAACAAGCTATTCTTACGAATATTCAGGAAACAGTACCGGAGGTGGATCTAGTGGAAGTGGATTTAGTAGCTCAGGTTCTAGTGGAGGTGGTTTTTCTGGTGGTGGCTCTGGTGGTGGTGGCGGTGGCGGTGGCGGACGTTAA
- a CDS encoding relaxase/mobilization nuclease domain-containing protein: MIAKLIKGKGFRGALEYDLQTQKGQILETNMAGQTARELAKEFGAIRALRPNLTKAVCHVSLSISPDEKLSDEQWKSVAKSYLKHMGFEKCQYVATKHTDTEHPHIHLVVNRIGIDGQVVSDSQDYQRQESLMRKLEQELNLKTVEPSREAKRKSLTKGEVEHSVRTGEPSTRMLLQKIIDRTLQNGLNLETFTHKLEEQGVKTRLNQASTGFVSGISFSLNEVALKGSDLGKNYTWNALQKRGLTHEQVRHDQRIDGCTLGENISSGQSDNQSEEIRRNERGGTFGNESQPLEPTRDAKAEEQHRIDQAFERLARINKDSEQRNTPDRSRGQKLSR; encoded by the coding sequence ATGATAGCAAAACTGATTAAAGGCAAGGGTTTTCGTGGGGCTTTAGAGTACGACCTTCAAACACAAAAAGGGCAAATTCTGGAAACCAACATGGCAGGGCAAACAGCGAGAGAGCTTGCCAAAGAGTTTGGAGCGATTCGGGCGTTGCGTCCAAATCTCACAAAGGCGGTGTGTCATGTCAGTTTGAGCATCAGTCCAGACGAAAAACTAAGCGACGAACAGTGGAAAAGTGTTGCAAAAAGCTATCTTAAACACATGGGTTTTGAAAAATGTCAGTATGTCGCCACAAAGCACACGGACACGGAACACCCACACATTCATCTTGTCGTCAATCGCATCGGCATAGATGGACAGGTCGTCAGTGATAGTCAGGATTATCAAAGGCAAGAAAGCCTGATGCGAAAGCTGGAGCAAGAACTGAACCTAAAAACTGTTGAGCCGAGCCGAGAAGCTAAGCGTAAAAGTTTGACGAAGGGGGAAGTTGAACACAGCGTGCGTACTGGCGAGCCTTCGACCAGAATGCTTTTACAAAAAATCATAGATCGCACTTTGCAAAACGGTTTAAACCTAGAAACTTTTACTCACAAACTAGAAGAGCAAGGCGTAAAAACACGTTTAAATCAAGCAAGTACGGGTTTTGTCAGTGGAATAAGTTTTAGCCTGAATGAAGTAGCTTTAAAAGGTAGCGATCTTGGCAAAAATTACACATGGAACGCATTACAAAAAAGGGGATTAACGCATGAGCAAGTTAGACATGACCAGAGGATTGACGGATGCACGCTTGGAGAAAACATATCCAGTGGGCAATCAGACAACCAATCAGAGGAAATCAGAAGAAATGAGCGAGGAGGAACTTTTGGCAATGAGAGTCAACCTCTTGAACCAACAAGAGATGCAAAAGCTGAAGAGCAACACAGAATTGATCAAGCTTTTGAAAGACTTGCAAGAATCAATAAAGACAGCGAACAAAGAAATACGCCAGACCGCTCAAGAGGTCAAAAATTATCCCGCTGA
- a CDS encoding tyrosine-type recombinase/integrase, with the protein MATKYTRVSQNKWEGVYFYESTTKKHDSKPDMCYVVSFKVGDRKIWEKVGWKSQGISPQVAHQYRIKRIQEIHLGTPIVTASQRKLDMQKRNRTIGEIAGIYFESKGSDLKGLKTDKNRYEKHVDPLFSKSRVPDLTPIDIDTLKQSMGEKADGTIWNAIEILRRIINFGAKNNLCPALPFTIEMPKRDNERVEYLKEEEMQRLYAVMKNWPNQEVCRMLKLALFTAMRKGEIFNLEDSDLDFQFGLIRLKNPKGGKSVSIPMNQIARSILEEQQTYRDQKYLGCSFIFPGKYNTKRTECSAVDRVKEAAGLPKDFRMFHGLRHHYAVTLANSGKCTLDMIGDLLTHKSTVMTKRYGQFLPETMQKAGEMAAELLGIEGRHE; encoded by the coding sequence ATGGCAACGAAATACACTCGTGTTAGCCAGAATAAATGGGAAGGCGTTTACTTTTACGAAAGCACTACTAAAAAGCACGATAGCAAGCCAGACATGTGTTATGTGGTTAGTTTTAAGGTTGGAGACCGCAAAATATGGGAAAAAGTCGGTTGGAAAAGTCAGGGTATTAGCCCACAGGTTGCTCATCAATACAGAATTAAACGCATTCAAGAAATCCATCTTGGAACGCCCATCGTTACCGCTTCTCAACGAAAGCTTGATATGCAGAAACGCAATCGTACTATTGGAGAAATTGCAGGTATTTATTTTGAATCCAAAGGAAGCGACCTTAAAGGCTTGAAGACAGATAAGAATCGTTATGAAAAGCATGTTGACCCACTTTTTAGCAAAAGTCGAGTTCCAGATCTCACTCCTATAGACATAGACACGCTCAAGCAAAGTATGGGTGAAAAAGCAGATGGTACTATTTGGAATGCAATAGAAATTTTACGGAGAATTATAAATTTTGGAGCTAAAAATAATCTTTGTCCTGCTCTACCATTTACTATTGAAATGCCAAAACGAGATAATGAGCGGGTTGAATATCTAAAAGAAGAAGAAATGCAACGCTTATATGCTGTCATGAAAAACTGGCCCAACCAAGAAGTTTGTCGCATGCTTAAGCTTGCTTTATTCACTGCCATGCGTAAAGGAGAGATATTTAATTTAGAAGATAGTGATCTTGATTTTCAATTTGGATTAATACGTTTGAAAAATCCTAAAGGCGGGAAATCAGTATCTATTCCAATGAATCAAATTGCCCGTTCAATTCTAGAAGAACAGCAAACATACAGAGACCAAAAATATCTAGGTTGTTCTTTTATTTTTCCAGGTAAATATAATACCAAAAGAACTGAGTGTAGTGCTGTAGATAGGGTGAAAGAAGCGGCAGGGCTACCAAAAGACTTTCGTATGTTTCATGGATTGCGACATCATTATGCTGTTACTCTTGCTAATTCAGGCAAGTGTACTCTTGATATGATAGGTGACTTACTTACTCATAAAAGCACAGTAATGACTAAACGGTATGGTCAATTTTTGCCTGAAACTATGCAGAAGGCTGGCGAAATGGCGGCGGAATTACTGGGTATTGAGGGTCGTCATGAGTAA
- a CDS encoding plasmid mobilization protein, whose protein sequence is MKKYKAKGGRGGRPQLQNELVRVHTVGIRLNSSELDSLKRKADSFGLPLGQWLRNIALKHFVLRPLVPEINRTVYAELANLASNLNQIAKASYSSSVAMPTHLICQTNNKLHLLRLELLGIKNDSKTD, encoded by the coding sequence ATGAAAAAATATAAGGCAAAAGGTGGCAGAGGTGGACGCCCACAATTACAAAATGAATTGGTTAGAGTTCATACGGTGGGCATCAGATTAAACAGTTCAGAATTAGACAGCCTAAAACGCAAAGCAGATAGTTTTGGATTGCCTTTAGGTCAATGGCTGAGAAATATCGCTTTGAAGCATTTTGTGCTACGTCCTTTAGTTCCTGAAATAAACAGAACAGTTTATGCCGAACTTGCCAATTTGGCGAGCAACTTAAATCAGATTGCAAAAGCCAGCTATTCTAGTTCGGTGGCGATGCCTACCCATTTGATTTGCCAAACAAATAACAAGTTGCATCTCTTGCGTCTTGAATTGTTGGGAATAAAAAATGATAGCAAAACTGATTAA